The segment aaagtaGAAGAGGCAAAAGCAGATACAGACAACCACCACTCCCCATGCACATCTCCATCAGTAGCTCCCTTTTATTATCAATAGACTCCCAACCCAATCAAGGCTCCTCTCACTTGCTCCCACCTCATCCTCTGTCTGATATCATCTCAAAACTtcttccatcaaaaaatctctctCAAAGCTTCTCTTCTTACTGCTTTtctgccccttttttttttcttccttttctctctcttcaggctCTAGCCATGGCTGCTCTAGTTCTCCTTGTGCTTCTGTTGGCCATCAGTGGTGGTTCAGGTAAGCTTTAGGCCTTTGGCATatgttcttttcttccttttttttttttttaatcttctggTATAAAACCTTATAAATATGCTTAGGAGATGGTTAATTTCCTCTTTTCTATTGCCTGTTTCTATATATGTTTTTATGGGTTATGATTTACTGGATAGGCTAAGATTGTTGGCTTTAATCATGTCCAAGGCTCAAAGGCCGTCACCTTTCCCTCTTTTTCAACACCctgttttccttttcttttcttgtggtTCTGGTGCTTTTTCTAATCAGGAATCATGGTAAAGCTTAGCTTCATGCATCTATAATACATGTCCTCAGCCCCATGTATGCTTGGGAGTGGACTTGTTCCCCTCTTCCAAATTTTCCGTTCTCTTTGTTTTTATGTTTGATTGCCGGACTTAGAACCGAAGTGTcactaattatttataataaattggtaAGTTCTTTTTAACCTTTTCCCCTTttcctacccaaaaaaaaaaaaaaactttttcccTTTATCTTGGATTTTTTCCCCTTATTGGTTCCTCTTGCGTTCATTAATAATGATTTGACTGATGGAGTGAAAGCTTTTCTTCATTAAACATGATTTGTTATATGGTGTGAaagtttttttttccccctttcttGCTCTCTCTTTTACATGAATGGAAAGTGCTCTAATGATGCTCTAGCAGTCAAAAAAATGACTTAAAACTACAAAATCACCATTTCTTAGCCTTgtaccttttctttttccttctattttttttttgtggagatGAGCTGGTTTCTCTGATGATCATTGACATCTGGTATGATAGATGAACTGAAAAGCTGTTGTCTCTTGTTTTTTCTTTCATTTGTTTGGAAGATGCTGCTTGGTGTGTTTGCAAGTCTGATCAGAGCAGCACTGATTTACAAAAGACCTTAGACTATGCTTGTGGAGCTGGGGCAGACTGCAACCCTATACTACAGAATGGGGCATGCTACAATCCCAACACAGTGCTGGCCCATTGCTCTTATGCTGCCAATAGCTACTACCAGAGAAAGGGCCAGGCTGATGGGACCTGTGACTTCTCTGGCACTGCCACTCTCACCAATTCAGACCCTGGTAAGCctgtttccaaaaaaaaaaaaaaaaaagaaaaaagaaaaagaaaatctcaACTTCATCCCTTGGGACTAAGGGAAAAATTTTAGTACAGAGCAACTCActtgttctctcttttttttaacttCTTTTGCAGGAGGAAATGGGTGCACCTATCCTGCAACTCCCAGGTTTTTCCCCCCACTTTGTTTGTTCTAACATCAAAATCTgacatctttttattttatttttttccccacCCCAAATAAGTCCTTTTAATTAGCATGTTTTCTTCCTGTGAGGATTATCTGGAAAGCCTCAAGCATATTCCTTTCTAATCACAAGGGAATAAAGTCAATTTTTCTttccctccctcccctcttctgcATCTTATTTTTGCATGATGTTTTGAAGCCTTCAATTAAGGCTGAGGTAATCTCATTCTCCATTATTATGAAATAAATAATAGCCCAATTGTTAAACGGCCAAGTTATTACCTTGCATTCTGTGGGTACTTATCTATAACCAGTCTCATTTGTTTGCAAgtatttagatctaaacctagttcTCTTCCACTCCTTTTGTTTGCTCCAGTGCTGCAGGAACCTCAAGTACCTCAAACAGCACAAACACCTCAAGCTCACCAACCTCATCTGGTACCACCTCAACAGGTACTGGAGGAGTGCTGGGACTTGGTCCCACTGGCACAACCAGTGTAGATGGCACTAATGGTGGCTTGCTTCCAAAGGCTAAAATGGATTCACTCCTCTCAACCATCCTCCTCTCTTTTCTTGCTCTCTTGAGGATCTGATTCAAGTTTATACTGATGCTGTTTTTGTTGGGTGGTGGATTGGGGGATCCATCCAGAGACATTCCCCCACTAGGTTTGTTGTTTAGTGGCATGAAAGGTGATGATTCCTTTTGGTGTAGATTGGTAGGATGGAAGTCTCTTTCTTTCAAGGACctttgtcccttttttttttttttgacctttttGTAAATCCAGGGAGGTagtaattttattaattgaatgagGATATGGGTACCCTCCCATTTCAGGCTGCTGTTGTTGGCATTGGTTTCATTTAATTTTCAGACATACCTGTTTCTGAGTTGCTATGCATTATGCATTATGAAGCTATGCTTCACAATGAAGCCCAAGGATATTATTATGTTCTGAACCAAGAATAAGAATATTTTAGGCATCTCAGGTCACTTTTAGGCGTGGCCACAAGAAAGAGAATCAAAAGTGgacaatattattataaattaaagaaCTAATAGGCATAGGTAGTGCTAAGCAGCCAACATATTTAAAAAGCTAAATTATCAAAGCCTTTTATCTATGGAGTGGCCAGAAAGAAAGAGAAGCGCAAGATAAAGGAACCCATCAAAAGGATCAATAAACAAGTTATAATTTCCATACCTTGCACAAGACTTTTGGTAGATCATTTTAAATGTCTCACCTTAAAGTTTGGTACAAAGACAAATCTTTAGAAGTATCCTCAAATTTTGGCTTGTTTGGTAGGGAATTGAAATCATTGTTTGGTAGGCCATGAGAAAAATATTCTTTGGGTAGTTGGATGGGTCAAAGAAAAACGCTTGGGAAAGAGGATTTAATATGTAATAAGTAGTCAGTGAGATGTTGATGTAGATCTTCTCTTGTGGATTAAACTTCCTCCACCTTTTTCTATATGCTTAACTTGTAAGATTTGATAAAGGCGAGATTGGTGGATGCATATACTTATTGATTCATCAACCAATTAGGTAACTTTTGGGACTATACTTTGctattatatctttttatttatgcTAATTGATTAATAGAAATCCTGCCTCTTTGTTACATTTGTTTCTCTATTAAAATTTCAGACATaattaggctttttttttttttttgatgaagagTTTGATTTAGAGGGGTGAGGCATAGTGTGACAAGATGACACCATCACTCAGGAAGTAATGCATAGATAGCAGTCAACATGTTGTGATGCACATGACTTGTTAAAAAAAAGTAGTACACGATCAATGGTTGTAATTCCATCAAAATATTTTCttggatttgatatatatatatatatatatatatatatatatatatatccttctaaatattaaaatttatatgaaTACTCTTTGCAAATTAAGATTATATGTATACCCCCATAAAACACATTTGATATGTATAaccctcttttcttcttttttttaaatatatataccaAC is part of the Elaeis guineensis isolate ETL-2024a chromosome 15, EG11, whole genome shotgun sequence genome and harbors:
- the LOC105058073 gene encoding PLASMODESMATA CALLOSE-BINDING PROTEIN 1 yields the protein MAALVLLVLLLAISGGSDAAWCVCKSDQSSTDLQKTLDYACGAGADCNPILQNGACYNPNTVLAHCSYAANSYYQRKGQADGTCDFSGTATLTNSDPGGNGCTYPATPSAAGTSSTSNSTNTSSSPTSSGTTSTGTGGVLGLGPTGTTSVDGTNGGLLPKAKMDSLLSTILLSFLALLRI